The Prochlorococcus marinus XMU1404 region TTTCACTGGCAGAATTTTTTTGATATTTTTGGAAAAAAATATCATTATATTCAAGTAATAAAAATAAATTAATGGATCAAATCAACCAATCAAATCTTAATGGGACAAAACTCGATGAGTGCTCCTTAAATAAAGTCTCTTTGGAAACAGAGCTTTCAGAAACTCTTTATAAAACCATGAAAGATTTCGTATTAAACAATCCAACTTGGGATCAATATAAACTTATAAATTCAGCCTTAGCTACGTTTCTTGTTCAAAATGGATGTACTGATAATTCTGTCTCAGAAATTTATTTAAATCAATTATTTACTCCCTCTAAGTCTTTTTGATATTTAAACAGGCTCTTCTGCACAAGGCCATCATTGTAAGTGTGGGGCTCTGCCAAGATGATGTTGGCCAGCATGCTCCATCTAATACAAGTACATTCTTGCATCTCCATAATTTATTAAATTTATCAACTACGCTATTTTCTTCACAAATTCCCATAGGTGCTCCTCCTACTTCATGAATGTAATATCCTGGAGGAGGAGGACTGTCTGATAGAGCGATCAAATCTTTTGTAAACAAACTACCTAATGGGATATTTATTAATTCATCAATATTTTTTATTTCTCCATTCGCAGCATCTATTGATTTTCGGATTGTTTTTGCCATGTGCTTTGCCATATTTAACTCATTCTCACTCCATTCGAATTCAATGTAAGGGATTGGAATGCCCCATTCATCAGTTCTTTTTGAAAGTGAGACTGAGTTTTTCTTTCTAGGAAGGACTTCACCATGCGCAATAAGGAAGCCAATGGATGTGTTTTGGTCTTTTTGCAGAAATTTAGGTATTCCTAATCTATCAATTGCTCCCCAAATTCCATAACCTCTATGGAAATTTATATTCTCAATTTTTGGAAGATTTGAACCAAATGGAATAAAGAAGCTCCCAGCTCCAGAAAGATTTGGAGAATTATCTAATGCTTTTTCTGAGACATTTGTCTTTGGGACTGAAAAAAATCTACAGATAGATATATGATCCATGAGGTACTTACCTAATTTCCCCGAATCATCTTTAAAACCTGAGGAATTTGTTTTATATTCTGAATTCAGTAATATTCTCAGTGTTGAAATTGTTGATGCGCAAAGAAGAATTAAATCACAATTTAATATTTCCTTGCATCCATTTTCTAGGTTAACGATCGTTAATTTTGATGCGAGCTCTGTTATCTTGTTAATTTCAAAAGACTCCACTAAGTGATTAGAGATAATTTGCACATTCCCAGTGTCTAAAGCTTTTTTAAAAGTGCTTCCTAAACTAGATGAAGTTGGCCATTGTTCATCTTTTACGGATGAATTGCGATCAAATCCTCTTGATTGGATAAATGGGTATTTTAATTTTGATTTAACTTTGCTGCCAAAAATATTTTCATTTTCTGTAAGAGGGATTTCACCAATATATTTTCCGTTTGGAACTTCCTTGATATCATCTTTTCTTCCATAAATTCCACAGAAATTTTCAATAAAATCATAGTGAGGGGAGAGTTCATCGTAAGAAATAGGCCAGTTTGGCCCAAATCCGTCTTTTTGGGCGGGCTGAAAATCTTCAGGGGAAAGTCTTAATGTAATGCCTCCCCAAGTTAATGATCTCCCTCCATATTGCTTACCTTGAGTCCAAAGGAAGGGCTTATTTTCTGGGTAGTGATAAGGATGCTTTATTTCATTTGAATATAAATCAGGATTATTTTTCCAATAACCAGGATGTTGGCATTGATTGGCATGTTTTTTTGTTAAAACTCCTGATAATCTTTTTAATGTACTTTTTGGCTCATAATTACTAGCATCAAGCCTTTTGATTTTTGGTCCGGCTTCTATGACTAAAACTTTTATCCCCTGTTCTGCTAATGAAAGTGCTGCTATTCCTCCTGTAGCTCCAGAACCAACAACAATTGCATCATAAGGACTTATATCCAAAATCTAGTTTTTAATTTGTTATTTCAATAAATATAGCATTCAGTAAATAATTAATTTTTAGATTTCAGCTTAAGAAGTTAGAATTTATTGAAATACTATTCAAAAAAATGAGATTTATATTTTTAACTGTTTTAATAATTGTTTTAACTCTCCCTTCTAGAAGCTTCGCTGCGTTGGATTATGGTAAACAATCCTTGGTAGGAGCTGATTTTTCTGGATCTGATTTAAAAGGAGCAACTTTTTATTTGACTGATTTACAAGACGCAAATTTATCAGGTTGTGAGCTCCAAAATGCGACTCTTTATGGAGCAAAGTTGAAAGATACTAATTTAAGTAACTCCAACTTAAGAGAAGTAACTTTAGACTCAGCTGTTTTAGATGGAACAGATTTATCAAATACTAACTTGGAGGATTCTTTTGCCTATAGTACACAGTTTGAAGATGTAAAAATACAAGGTGCAGACTTCACAAATGTTTTTTTGCCAAAAGATATTGTTAGGGAGTTTTGTGAATTTGCTTCTGGCACTAATCCAATCACAAATAGAGATACTAGAGATACTTTAGAGTGCGATTACATTTAAATTTATGCACATAAAAGTTCTTTTCTAATCTTTCTTTGTTTATAAAGTGATCTTCCAATGGGCCAACCTAATGTAGATAAATGTCTCATTAAAGAACCTGAGTATTTGAAATAAAGATTATCTGAATATTTGATACCAAGTTCTTTTAAAGTGGTTACTAATAAAAATAGATCTTTCTTGTTGCCTTTTTTCATATCCAATAATATTAATTCCTCACTTGATAATTTTTTTTCTAGAACCTTATCATTTTTAGCAAAACCAACTTTAAGTGAATTAAATTTATCAGAATAAAGAGTATAAATTATTCCATCTTTGTATTTATCTGTAGAAGTATCAACATTAAACCTTGATGAGATTAATTTTTTGTATCCTTTTATGATTCTTCTGTTATTCATAATTATTTGATCTCATTCTGAGTTATTTCGTATTTTTCCAATAGATTGTTTACTTCTGCTAGAGCAATCCTCTTTTGACAGGCAGAGTCATATCTATTAACTGCTACTGAAGGTATTGAACCTTTGCTTTTCATTTCCCTAATACCAGTTTCTAAACACTGAAAAGCGACGCTGGATAGATCTCTCCCTTCTGCTGCTGCCCAAACTTTTAAAAGATAAGTGAGATTTGACGGTACTGAGATCTGAACTTTGTTTGAATTTGAAGTATTTAATGAAATATCATCAAGACTAATTTCTTTAGAGGAAATAGTTTCTTTAACCTTTCTCTTCAAAATTTTTACTTGGCTTATAGCGTCCTCTTTATTCTTGATTTTTTGCTCTATGTCAAATAATTCTTCTTCAGAATTAATTAAAGCTTCTAACGCCCATTTAGCATCATCTTTCGCAATGGCGGTTCTATCAAGCCATTCATCTCTTATTTTTGACCAATTACTAGGCATAAGCTTTATGCGTTAATTCTATAATAGATAAATCTGAATAGATTGTCTATAAATTCTAATTAGATTTAATATGGAATATATAAAATTAAATTTCTAAGAACCCCTTATCTTAGGAATAATTTTTTTTACCAATTAAAACTGTAGAATTTATCCAATATGATTTTTTAGGTATTCCCCCCGTTAATTGCAAGCGATTTATTAGATAATTCAAAAAATTTTTATTTTAGTTATTTGTTTATTAAATTAAAAACTCCTGGAGCTTCTAATCTCTTTCAATCAGTTCAATTTTATATCCATCAGGATCCTCAACAAAAGCCAAGATAGTAGTACTGTTTTTCATTGTTTTAGGTCTGGTTGTTATTTTACAACCATTATTTTCTAATTCTTGGCAAATAAGATGAATATCTTTTACTCCGATAGCTATATGACCATATTTATCCCCAAGTTCATAGTCTTCGGACTTTTTGTCCCAGTTATAAGTTAATTCAATTACTGTGTTTTCTTTTTCTGAGCCATAGCCAACAAATGCCAAAGTGAATTTCCCATGAGGGTAATCCTTTTTTCTTATTAGATTCATTCCTAATCTATTTACGTAAAAATCAATAGATTTATCTAAATCTCCAACTCTTATCATTGTATGTAGGATACGCATTTTGAATTATGAACCTTATTCAATTATCTAATATTTAAAAACCATCTGCCAAAATTGATATTTACGAGGGTAAATCTTTAATTAAGCTCAGAAAAATTAGGTTAAAATATGAATACTAATTTTCAACAATATATTGAATCAAATAATCCAAAGACTCTCATCAGTATTTTTGTATACGTTGCCGTTAAAGGCATCAATACCTTTTGGATATTATTTGTTCTATAAATATTCTTTTTTAAAAATACTATTATTGATAACTTTCCCAATAGCAATAATTGAAAAATCTTTGCCTTTTGGGAGTTTTTTACTGTTTATAATTTTGTTTGCTGGATTAGCAAGAAACCCAAAAGTTCCTTATTTCGTCAGATATAACGCATGCCAAGCATTACTTATTGATATTGCTTTGATAATAATTTCATATCTCTTGAGAATATTTCCCATAGTTGAATTAAGTTCAGTAATTTTTATATTTACACTATGTATTTTTATTTATTCGATTTCTCAATGTATTTATGGAATCGAACCTGAAATACCCTTAATAAGCAAATCTGCAAGGATGCAAATTTAAAAAGATTTAGAGATTTCTGACTTTCTTCAGCACTCATTCAGAATAGATTCCCATCTCTCTTGACTTGCCTTAATTGCTTGCATTGGTGGATTGGCTCCCTCTATTTCAAAGGCTTTAATTAATGATTTATTAGCTAATAGGCCTAATCTTGCGGCCTCTCTTTGCCTAGAGCATACTTTTTTTCTTGATCCTTCTTTTAGATTATTTTCGATTTCTTTAAGAATCTGGCTAGCTTCATTAGATTTAGTATAAAAATCATTCATATAAACTTCAAGTGCAGTATCAGCTAAAATTTCAACTGGACAGATAATTGTGATTAAGCACACTATAAAACTTGTAAATAAAAATAATTTCATGAGGATCTTAAGAAAAATTTTTGGCCGATCTTTTTAATACTAAGTAAAAGGTAAGAACGCTAATTGTTCCTGATGGTCCTATTAAAATATGCCAAAATTGATCACCACTCATTGAGAGCCTTGTTCCAAAGAAAGTTGTAAAAAAAATACCAAATATTGGGTACAAGATAAAAAGCCAATCTTTGAAAATTCTTTGCCAATTTATTATTAGAAAGATACTTATTATTACTTGAAAAATAAGAGCAATACTTTTATCAAATAAAAAATATGACATTATTGAACATAGAGAGATGCAAAAGTTAGTTGCTTGAATAAATTTATTTTTTATAACTGATATTGATAAACATGTAAGGCCTAAAGATAGGAAAGAATAAAATAACCAATTAAAAAAAGATGAATGATCTACATAAATCCAAGATGTTTTGGTATGATCTATCATTTCAGAAATCGATGCTAATCCTAAAAAAATAAAACCGAAAGGTATGAATTTATTCGTGCTTAAATGTTTGAATTTATTGGTCGATCTAATTCCTAATAATATTGGGATGATTGCTGCTTGAAAATGGGCAAATAATAAAATTGAAAAAAACAAAATAAATTCTCAAACTCAATTCATCTAAAATTTAAATCCAAAAACCAGTTCTTGGTTATCTTAGTAGAGAAAGATACCATTGCCCAATTACTATAATTAATATTGTAAGAACAAAAGGGAAAGCAGGATATTTTGTTTGGAAATTAGCTGGTGGCCAAGGAGACCAAGATATTAATCTACCTTGAGGCTCATTTGAAATGACTTTTTTCTTCGATTTTTTGGATATTAAATTATCTGTGGCAAATCCTTTACTCATAGTCCAAATAACATTAATCCTAACAAGAATGAATCAAAAGGGCGTTTATATTATTCGCTTGAATTTCAGTTGCTTTTTATTAGAACGGAGGGGGTGGGATTCGAACCCACGGTGCCCTTGCAGACACGCTAGTTTTCAAGATTAGATCAATCCTAGTTATATCAAGGGATTTAGTCGTTTTAATGAAATATTTTTGCCACTTTTGTGCCACTTAAATTTTAAATAAGTAATTAAGAAATACGGTTGATTTTTCTATCCAACTTCTAAGCGTTTCATTTATGAACTTAAAATTTTTAAGGGAGGATATTAACTCTTATATATTCCTTACCATTACGTTCGAACTTATCGCATATAGCAGTTTGCCTAACCATACCTCCAAATGAGTTTGTTGCTCCAAAATCTATCGTTGCCGCTCCATATTGTTTATATTTTCCAGATGTTTTAACAACCTTTGCACTATAAAATTTGTAAGAACTTGGATCTTTTAATTGTTCTTTTATTCCATCTTTACACCAGATTTTTGCATAAATATCAGTAAACTCACGAGGTTCTTTTACAGATCCACCTCCGTTATTAATTAACGCTACGCAACCACCAATAATTGCAACTAATCCAACAGTAACAAAAGGAGTATATTTCTTTGTTAGTTTGTCTAATTCTTTTTTCGCTTTTTCTTCTACCTCCTTAGCTAATTTTGCTTTTTCTTCAGGAGAAAGTTTATCGTAAGCTTCTTGTTCTTCAGGAGTAGGTAAAGCCATTAAAAAAATCTAATTGCCCCTTATTTTAGATCGACTGTCAACTAAATTCTCCTTTTATGTTTGTGCCGAATCTGTGCCACTTTTCTTCATCTGCTTACATGAAATAACGCGAAATCTAGTGAATTACGATCGAAAATAATGAGCAATAAAAAAACCCCCTCAGGAGTAGTTTTATGAAAGTCAGTTATAGACACGGAGGGGGTGGGATTCGAACCCACGGTGCCCTTGCAGACACGCTAGTTTTCAAGACTAGAGCCTTAAACCACTCGACCACCCCTCCAGGGATAAATATTTAGATTTAACTTTTGAATTATAGCAGTATTGAGTTACAGAATTGTTTTTTACTTTAATGGATATTTAAGAATAAAATGTCTTATTTCATTTCTATTCAATTAATTAATCTGCTATTTAACTTAACTACCTAACATAGAAAGTTAGTAATTAGAAAAGTTTTCGGAAATCTAAAATACATAAATTTAAAAATAAAAAAAATTAATTTTCCTAATTAATTTTCTAAATTACGATGCAATTTTTTTAAATAAAATCATTTGAATTTTCTTCCTTTGTGATGATTTCTTTTTTAACTTCAAACGAATCAAATATCTCGTCCTGTATTCCTAAATTATCAAAATTATCTGTACTTGCTATGTTAGATCTGATAATTTCTTCAAAACTTATTTCATTTTGATCGAATGGATTAATAGATGCAAACTCTTCTAAAGATTGAAGAGGATCATTAATTCTTTGTGAGGATAAAAGTGAATCTTGTTCTTCTAATTCTCTTGGCAAGGCAATATTATTCATTGGAAGTCTTGTTATCTCATCTCTAGAGAAATCATGATCATGTATTGAGAATTCGTCTCTGCCTTGGTCAATAGTTTTAAAAGAATTATTAGCTAAATAGTAATTATCAACGAATCCATTATCTGAAATATCTTGTAAAAGGCTATATCTAAATGATCCATCTTCGTTAATTATAGTTTCCTCCGAACCCCACATATACTTAAGAGCTTCTAAGTCAGTCTGAGAGAATTGTGGAGCATAATCCGATGATATAGTCGATCCATAGAATGTAGGATTTCGTTGTTCGAAATTATATGACATTGCAGTATCTACAGTTGTATGCCAAGTTCCGTAAGGATCATGCCCGGGATGATCAAGGCCCAGGGCATGACCTATTTCATGAACAATAATATCCGCGCTTCTTTCATTAATATTACCGCTTGCAAGATTTCCATATTCATTATAAATATTTATTTTATTTAGACCTGTTCCTCCAAATTCATCTTCATACCACCAATCCCAACCACTTTGATCTTGCCAAATTATTTCAACAAAAGCGTCTTCAATATAGTATGCATCTTGATTAATAGTTGATAGCCCTAATAAGCTTTCATCGTCTTGTATAAAATCATTAGTATCAATTTTATAGATTCTAATTAAGGCATCATTTTCGTTGTAAACCCTTGTGAAATCAAGAGATATATTATCATCCATTTGCTTAAATGTATTTTCTATAAATAATTCTTCTACTTCTTCATGTGAATTAGTTAGATTTAGATAACCAGAAAGAAATCCTTTATCCCCATATGAATCATGGATGTAATATGTAATGTCTGGTCTTATGTAATCTCTGTAAGGAATGTAGCCTTCTACGAAGGTCATTGACCAATCAGATGAAACTAAATCATCGATAGATACGGGGTTAGAACCAGTTACATAAATTCCAGAATCATAATCAATACCAATCATTCCATCATTATTTAGATCTAGATTAAAGTTTGTCTCGAGAGAGATAAATGTATTATCAGGAGTTAGGCCAGTGAAAAGATTACCTGATAATCCAGTGTTGCCATCATTTATATAATCCCAATTGCTGTCATGTTGAGATAACCAGAAGGTTGTTTCATTTACACCATCATCATATTCCCAGATAACAGAGTTAACACCATTGATTATTTCCGCTCCAAGAACAGAGTATCCTGCCCATGTACTGCTTCCAACATGATCTCCAAACCATTTTATGTATTTTGTATTACCTTGAGAATCTCTTGCATAGGCTAAATCATCTTGATCTTTCAACAAAGTAATATTTCCTTCTGATTCAACTGTTGAATAATTGACCTCTTTACCTTTGACATTAATAGTTTGAGATGTAGAGGTATAATTTTCCCCATCTGTAACTGTGTAATTGAAATTAAAGGATGAATTGCTTAATGTTTCTGGAACTGTAAAAGATAAACTATTTAGAGAATTGGTATATCCATTGCTATTTATCGCCATATCAAGGCTAATGTTTTCTGAATGACTTATTGGCAGATAAGCCTTATTGGTTGAATAATCAAAAGTTAAATATCCATAATTAGTCCATACATCGCCTATCGATAAAGTATCTCCTTCTGGGTCAACAAAACCTTGTAATAAATCATATCCATAAACTGTAATGTAGTCTCCAACTTCCACATCAGTAAATGTCTTAAGATTGCCAGAAAGGACAGGAGCTTGATTTGCCCTTTCCCCTATAAATGCATCATTATCAAGGTCAAGATTGAAGTTAGTTTCTAACTGATAGAGCTGTTCAATCGAATCAGGCATATATGAAGATACAGTAGACCAGTTATTATCATGCTGACTTAACCAGAAACCTGGCCCATCTCCGTAATCGTAAGTCCATAGAACAGAGTTGATTCCATTGATATTTTCTGCTGCTACTAACTGATAAGCTCCCCACATATTTTGATAAACATGTTCCCCGTAGTATGTAATAGCATTTGTATTACCCTGTGCATCACGAGCAAAGCCAAACTCATCATCATCAATTAAAAGCGTTATATTCCCCTGAGAATCAACTGTTGTTAGGGAAGGAGCCTTGAAGGTAACGGTGGTTGTGCCATCGATACTGCCTCCGAATTCATCGGTAACTGTATATGCAAGTTCTACATCACCAGTTAAATTGGCATTACTTGGAGATATTCTCCACTCTCCATGATTTATTTCCTCTATGAGGACATTATTGGAAGAAGTTTCTACAGAATCTATATATAAATAATGATTTTCCGGATCAGTATATCCATCTAACAGATCCCACTCATAGAGATAGAAGTCTTCTCCCTGCTTGACGTCAAATGTCGGGATCTCGAATCCCGCAATCCTGACTGGATCTTTATTGTCGAAACCAATAGAACCATCATTATTGAGGTCAAGATTAAAGTTAACTTCTGTTTTATAGAACTGCTGATCAGGAAGCTCTCCATGGTTAGGATTTCCAATATTGCCTGCATACCCATCAGTGACATAAGACCAGTTGTTATCGTGTTCAGCTAACCAGAAAAATTCAGCATGAGAATCACTATATTTCCAAATAACAGAATTAATTCCATTAATTGTTTCGGCTCCCAAGACAGAATATCCGGCCCACATATAGTCATAAATCTGTTCTCCGTAATATGTAATCTCCTGTACGTTGCCTTGAGGATTTTGAGAATAAAAATATCCAGAATCATCTTTTAATAAAGTGATTTCTTTTTCTGATTCAACTGTTTCATATTGATCATTTACCACTGGATCAACTACTGGAGCAGGATCAGCTACGGGAGTAGGATTAACTACGGGATTAGGATCAACTACGGGATTAGGATCAACTACAGGATTAGGATCAACTACAGGATTAGGATCAACTACAGGATTAGGATCAACTACAGGATTAGGATCAACTATCGGAGCAGGAGTTGGTTCTGTAGAAGAATAATTATTTGTGAATGTTGTTGTAAATTGATATCCTTCTGTACTACCGCCAATTATTAAATTACCGTTAGGTAATATTTGTAGGGACCCTATAGAACTTATTGAGTTAAGAGTTATATCATCACTAGGATCAACTATTGATTTATCCTGATTGTAATTTTGAAGATCTATTTCTAATATATTGAATGATTTATCTTCTTTATTTATTGAGATTATTCTATGATCGAATTGAGCATAGGTTCCAAGTTCTATTCTTAAACCGCTCTGATAACCGCCAACAAATCCCTCATTGTAGACAGATAAATAAATATTAGAATCTGTTGTCCATATCTCATCAATACTCACTCCATTAAGCGATGACAGATCTTCCCATTTATTAATTAAATTACCATCCTCGGACATTAATCCAAGTGTGAAATTATCTATGCCATATGTATGGTGAGTTACTGATGATCCAAAATCTCCTACAAAATAAATTGAATTATCTTTATTAATCCCTAAATCATATATTCCTTCATTGTAATAGCCTGTAGCTAGATTCTTTTTCCATTCAATTACTTCTGAATCTGCTCCATATTTTATTATAAATGGATCACCACCTAATCCGCTCCATTCGTCATTCCCCGAGCCAATCGGAAAAACTCCAGTGCCTGCACTTCCCGCGACAATGACAGCACCTGTATTATCAACTTCAAAATCATAGATGGTTCCGGCGAGTCCTATAGGAAGTTTCGAGATGATTTCTCCATTACTATCTAATTTATTTATATTTATGTTTGATAGTTCTCCTGTATCAAATTCTGGACCGGCAGTGGAAAAATATACATATCCGTCCTTGTCAAGCTTA contains the following coding sequences:
- a CDS encoding DUF2811 domain-containing protein is translated as MDQINQSNLNGTKLDECSLNKVSLETELSETLYKTMKDFVLNNPTWDQYKLINSALATFLVQNGCTDNSVSEIYLNQLFTPSKSF
- a CDS encoding GMC oxidoreductase, whose amino-acid sequence is MDISPYDAIVVGSGATGGIAALSLAEQGIKVLVIEAGPKIKRLDASNYEPKSTLKRLSGVLTKKHANQCQHPGYWKNNPDLYSNEIKHPYHYPENKPFLWTQGKQYGGRSLTWGGITLRLSPEDFQPAQKDGFGPNWPISYDELSPHYDFIENFCGIYGRKDDIKEVPNGKYIGEIPLTENENIFGSKVKSKLKYPFIQSRGFDRNSSVKDEQWPTSSSLGSTFKKALDTGNVQIISNHLVESFEINKITELASKLTIVNLENGCKEILNCDLILLCASTISTLRILLNSEYKTNSSGFKDDSGKLGKYLMDHISICRFFSVPKTNVSEKALDNSPNLSGAGSFFIPFGSNLPKIENINFHRGYGIWGAIDRLGIPKFLQKDQNTSIGFLIAHGEVLPRKKNSVSLSKRTDEWGIPIPYIEFEWSENELNMAKHMAKTIRKSIDAANGEIKNIDELINIPLGSLFTKDLIALSDSPPPPGYYIHEVGGAPMGICEENSVVDKFNKLWRCKNVLVLDGACWPTSSWQSPTLTMMALCRRACLNIKKT
- a CDS encoding pentapeptide repeat-containing protein, which codes for MRFIFLTVLIIVLTLPSRSFAALDYGKQSLVGADFSGSDLKGATFYLTDLQDANLSGCELQNATLYGAKLKDTNLSNSNLREVTLDSAVLDGTDLSNTNLEDSFAYSTQFEDVKIQGADFTNVFLPKDIVREFCEFASGTNPITNRDTRDTLECDYI
- a CDS encoding LEM domain-containing protein, whose amino-acid sequence is MNNRRIIKGYKKLISSRFNVDTSTDKYKDGIIYTLYSDKFNSLKVGFAKNDKVLEKKLSSEELILLDMKKGNKKDLFLLVTTLKELGIKYSDNLYFKYSGSLMRHLSTLGWPIGRSLYKQRKIRKELLCA
- a CDS encoding VHS domain-containing protein — translated: MPSNWSKIRDEWLDRTAIAKDDAKWALEALINSEEELFDIEQKIKNKEDAISQVKILKRKVKETISSKEISLDDISLNTSNSNKVQISVPSNLTYLLKVWAAAEGRDLSSVAFQCLETGIREMKSKGSIPSVAVNRYDSACQKRIALAEVNNLLEKYEITQNEIK
- the gloA gene encoding lactoylglutathione lyase codes for the protein MRILHTMIRVGDLDKSIDFYVNRLGMNLIRKKDYPHGKFTLAFVGYGSEKENTVIELTYNWDKKSEDYELGDKYGHIAIGVKDIHLICQELENNGCKITTRPKTMKNSTTILAFVEDPDGYKIELIERD
- a CDS encoding Tic20 family protein, whose product is MNQIIQRLSSVFLYTLPLKASIPFGYYLFYKYSFLKILLLITFPIAIIEKSLPFGSFLLFIILFAGLARNPKVPYFVRYNACQALLIDIALIIISYLLRIFPIVELSSVIFIFTLCIFIYSISQCIYGIEPEIPLISKSARMQI
- a CDS encoding cadherin-like domain-containing protein codes for the protein GNYRFYTYDDLSNLGIRNEFEVINSIPDTTDPSLISFEVSAYQFDVSEGDKTFNVNTNFIDDLSGFDTDSSSTNFAWRSPSGDKIISGWAHMYEDYRGINTFEDYYEYQFTLTDKELSYEDIVVTVPEHSEIGTWTLDHLSITDAVGNYRFYTYDDLSNLGIRNEFEVINSIPDTTNPSLQSFETSAYQFDVSQGDETFYVNAHFTDDLSGLLNSYLNSHWRSPSGELLIFSHAINNDEPILSGQQATLKEVEPGNTITISSSELLEGFTDPDGDALYVGQVSTEYGNMIIDQHALTGTLPIANDLYLSLEFVELIEGNEIVALSVPENTPVGPIEFSYTVNDEYGNSIETTQIINVVSNSPAIGIPEATNESAPINDPAPIVDPALVFDPSNPFTQETILYQLVEDGEGRFAPDVYTNITGGPSKADNENNFYSLYATTKSEYNYDLRKQVEVWIPHLIKTDNQGNEIWNVKIGEDNDIEDIEIDKDGFVYVSGSTRENMDDQIVGHESEHFYVAKYNPEGERLWTRFTDYLIYQDDYNYKGNSNLKLDKDGYVYFSTAGPEFDTGELSNININKLDSNGEIISKLPIGLAGTIYDFEVDNTGAVIVAGSAGTGVFPIGSGNDEWSGLGGDPFIIKYGADSEVIEWKKNLATGYYNEGIYDLGINKDNSIYFVGDFGSSVTHHTYGIDNFTLGLMSEDGNLINKWEDLSSLNGVSIDEIWTTDSNIYLSVYNEGFVGGYQSGLRIELGTYAQFDHRIISINKEDKSFNILEIDLQNYNQDKSIVDPSDDITLNSISSIGSLQILPNGNLIIGGSTEGYQFTTTFTNNYSSTEPTPAPIVDPNPVVDPNPVVDPNPVVDPNPVVDPNPVVDPNPVVNPTPVADPAPVVDPVVNDQYETVESEKEITLLKDDSGYFYSQNPQGNVQEITYYGEQIYDYMWAGYSVLGAETINGINSVIWKYSDSHAEFFWLAEHDNNWSYVTDGYAGNIGNPNHGELPDQQFYKTEVNFNLDLNNDGSIGFDNKDPVRIAGFEIPTFDVKQGEDFYLYEWDLLDGYTDPENHYLYIDSVETSSNNVLIEEINHGEWRISPSNANLTGDVELAYTVTDEFGGSIDGTTTVTFKAPSLTTVDSQGNITLLIDDDEFGFARDAQGNTNAITYYGEHVYQNMWGAYQLVAAENINGINSVLWTYDYGDGPGFWLSQHDNNWSTVSSYMPDSIEQLYQLETNFNLDLDNDAFIGERANQAPVLSGNLKTFTDVEVGDYITVYGYDLLQGFVDPEGDTLSIGDVWTNYGYLTFDYSTNKAYLPISHSENISLDMAINSNGYTNSLNSLSFTVPETLSNSSFNFNYTVTDGENYTSTSQTINVKGKEVNYSTVESEGNITLLKDQDDLAYARDSQGNTKYIKWFGDHVGSSTWAGYSVLGAEIINGVNSVIWEYDDGVNETTFWLSQHDSNWDYINDGNTGLSGNLFTGLTPDNTFISLETNFNLDLNNDGMIGIDYDSGIYVTGSNPVSIDDLVSSDWSMTFVEGYIPYRDYIRPDITYYIHDSYGDKGFLSGYLNLTNSHEEVEELFIENTFKQMDDNISLDFTRVYNENDALIRIYKIDTNDFIQDDESLLGLSTINQDAYYIEDAFVEIIWQDQSGWDWWYEDEFGGTGLNKINIYNEYGNLASGNINERSADIIVHEIGHALGLDHPGHDPYGTWHTTVDTAMSYNFEQRNPTFYGSTISSDYAPQFSQTDLEALKYMWGSEETIINEDGSFRYSLLQDISDNGFVDNYYLANNSFKTIDQGRDEFSIHDHDFSRDEITRLPMNNIALPRELEEQDSLLSSQRINDPLQSLEEFASINPFDQNEISFEEIIRSNIASTDNFDNLGIQDEIFDSFEVKKEIITKEENSNDFI